One window from the genome of Pandoraea fibrosis encodes:
- a CDS encoding M3 family metallopeptidase, which translates to MNTPQTNPLLDIEGLPRFAEIRPEHVTPAVDVLLEQARNAVDRAADPSTPATWANILDAVEDGTEGLGRAWEIVGHLNAVADTPELRAAYSENLPRVTEFSASVGQNLALFDKYKAIAAGPEFAGLSPARKKILDNEMRGFRLGGAELPEDQKPRFAEIQEEQAHLAKNFSDHVLDATNKFSLVITDEQTLAGIPDDDKAAARAAAERDGREGWKFTLHFPSYFPVLQYADNRALREKLYRANVTRASELGPKFGDGEAGWDNTGIIVEQLALRREEAHMLGFKNYAEVSLEPKMAESPAQVLEFLEDLARRARPYAEKDWAELQAFAAASLGIDKLEPWDTAYASEKLRQQRYAFSETEVRQYFPLPKVLDGLFRVAGTLFGVTIRPQDAETWHPDVRFFRIERDGELVAQFYMDLFAREGKRGGAWMDSARTRKRLHDGKLQTPVAYLVCNFPAPVGDKPALLPHDDVITLFHEFGHGLHHMLTQVEDAGVAGISGVEWDAVELPSQFMENFCWEWDVLEHMTAQVDTGAPLPRTLFDKMIAARNFQSGLMMLRQLVFSDFDMHLHYDYDPRGSESVLELSKRINDRLHVTPQAEFSRWPNTFSHIFAGGYAAGYYSYKWAEVLSADAYAAFEEAAKVSGSVLDTATGARYRDEILAVGGSREAMESFIAFRGRAPQVDALLRHSGMSAS; encoded by the coding sequence ATGAATACGCCGCAAACCAATCCTCTGCTCGATATCGAAGGACTCCCCCGTTTCGCCGAAATTCGCCCTGAACACGTCACGCCCGCCGTCGACGTGTTGCTCGAGCAAGCGCGTAACGCAGTCGACCGGGCGGCAGATCCGTCTACGCCAGCGACCTGGGCCAACATTCTCGATGCTGTGGAAGACGGCACCGAGGGTCTGGGCCGTGCCTGGGAAATCGTTGGGCACCTAAACGCCGTTGCCGATACCCCGGAACTGCGTGCGGCATACAGCGAAAACCTGCCGCGCGTGACTGAGTTCTCGGCAAGCGTTGGTCAAAACCTGGCGTTGTTCGACAAGTACAAGGCCATTGCGGCTGGTCCCGAATTTGCTGGGCTTTCGCCGGCGCGCAAGAAGATTCTCGACAACGAGATGCGCGGCTTCCGTCTGGGGGGCGCGGAACTCCCCGAGGATCAGAAACCGCGTTTCGCTGAAATTCAGGAAGAGCAGGCGCATCTGGCCAAGAATTTTTCGGACCACGTTCTCGACGCCACCAACAAGTTTTCGCTTGTCATCACCGACGAACAGACGCTTGCCGGCATACCTGACGATGATAAAGCGGCTGCGCGCGCCGCGGCAGAGCGCGATGGGCGCGAAGGCTGGAAGTTCACCCTGCACTTCCCGTCTTATTTCCCGGTGCTGCAATATGCCGACAACCGCGCGCTGCGTGAGAAGCTCTACCGCGCGAACGTCACCCGCGCATCGGAGCTCGGCCCGAAATTTGGCGATGGCGAAGCCGGTTGGGACAACACGGGAATCATTGTCGAGCAACTTGCTCTGCGTCGCGAGGAAGCCCATATGCTCGGCTTCAAGAACTACGCGGAGGTATCGCTCGAACCCAAGATGGCCGAATCGCCCGCGCAGGTCCTCGAATTCCTGGAGGACCTCGCGCGCCGGGCGCGTCCGTACGCCGAGAAGGATTGGGCAGAGCTGCAGGCGTTCGCCGCCGCGTCACTTGGCATCGACAAATTGGAGCCGTGGGACACGGCTTACGCGTCGGAAAAGCTGCGCCAACAACGCTACGCATTCTCGGAAACGGAAGTCCGCCAGTATTTCCCGCTGCCCAAGGTACTTGACGGCTTGTTCCGCGTCGCCGGCACGTTGTTCGGTGTCACGATTCGTCCGCAAGACGCCGAGACCTGGCATCCCGACGTGCGCTTCTTCCGCATCGAGCGCGACGGCGAACTGGTTGCGCAGTTCTACATGGACCTGTTCGCCCGCGAAGGCAAACGTGGTGGCGCATGGATGGACAGCGCCCGCACCCGCAAGCGCCTGCACGATGGCAAACTGCAAACGCCGGTGGCCTATCTCGTTTGCAACTTCCCTGCGCCTGTCGGCGACAAGCCTGCGCTGCTGCCGCACGACGACGTCATCACGCTGTTCCATGAATTCGGCCACGGGCTGCACCACATGCTCACGCAAGTGGAAGATGCCGGCGTTGCGGGCATCAGCGGCGTTGAGTGGGATGCCGTCGAGCTGCCGTCTCAGTTCATGGAAAACTTCTGCTGGGAGTGGGACGTACTGGAGCATATGACGGCCCAGGTGGATACGGGTGCCCCGCTGCCACGCACGCTATTTGACAAGATGATCGCTGCGCGCAATTTCCAGAGCGGCCTGATGATGCTGCGCCAGTTGGTCTTCTCCGACTTCGATATGCATCTGCATTACGACTACGATCCACGCGGCAGCGAGTCGGTGCTGGAGCTCTCGAAGCGCATCAACGATCGGCTTCATGTGACGCCGCAGGCCGAGTTCTCCCGTTGGCCGAATACGTTCAGCCACATTTTTGCGGGGGGGTATGCGGCTGGCTACTACAGCTACAAGTGGGCGGAAGTATTGTCGGCCGACGCGTATGCGGCATTTGAAGAAGCCGCAAAAGTGAGCGGATCGGTACTCGACACGGCTACGGGTGCTCGCTATCGCGACGAGATTCTCGCCGTGGGCGGCAGCCGCGAGGCGATGGAATCGTTTATCGCCTTCCGTGGCCGTGCGCCGCAAGTTGATGCCTTGCTGCGTCACAGCGGCATGTCGGCAAGCTAA
- a CDS encoding DUF4189 domain-containing protein — protein sequence MKLEWFRLYPLILSVWLGGAMAFASSPGFAASAVAGVRTANGLRYVYVTNQTSMAKAKLAALDRCRTQLAPGSRGGRCEVLMAGNGPAYWAVVRANNGEIGVALGDTQASAVQDAFVVCQRGGECSADGEHVWLDNGQRPGKRLPRPQAAQAQPMQCKIPTGQVIRMQTRCINGECVRTYENGCTVRFQAARCLDRETHAYVWKPNGCDDEG from the coding sequence ATGAAGTTGGAGTGGTTCCGCCTCTATCCCTTGATTCTCTCCGTTTGGCTTGGCGGCGCGATGGCGTTCGCCAGTTCGCCAGGTTTTGCCGCATCGGCGGTGGCTGGCGTGCGCACGGCGAATGGGCTTCGATACGTCTACGTGACCAACCAGACATCGATGGCCAAGGCCAAACTGGCCGCACTGGACCGATGCAGAACCCAACTGGCGCCGGGCAGCCGGGGAGGGCGGTGCGAGGTGTTGATGGCCGGGAATGGGCCTGCCTACTGGGCGGTCGTGCGCGCAAACAATGGCGAAATCGGGGTGGCGTTGGGTGACACCCAAGCTTCCGCCGTTCAGGATGCCTTTGTCGTTTGTCAGCGGGGTGGGGAATGTTCTGCCGATGGCGAACACGTCTGGCTCGACAATGGTCAGCGCCCGGGGAAGCGACTGCCGCGGCCTCAGGCCGCTCAGGCACAGCCTATGCAGTGCAAGATACCGACAGGGCAGGTCATCCGGATGCAGACCCGATGCATCAATGGTGAGTGCGTTCGGACGTATGAGAACGGGTGCACGGTTCGCTTCCAGGCGGCGCGCTGTCTGGATCGCGAGACGCACGCCTACGTCTGGAAACCGAATGGTTGCGACGACGAGGGCTGA
- a CDS encoding phosphoribosyltransferase has translation MNLPQNDDKNLWVSWDEYHRLIERLALKVYESNWKFDKILCLARGGLRVGDQLARIYDVPLAILATSSYREAEGTVRGDLDIAQYITITRGELEGRVLLVDDLVDSGVTLERVGKHLKERFPKVTDVRSAVLWHKACSKVAPDYAVDFLATNPWIHQPFEEYDTLRPHNLSAWIKRGT, from the coding sequence ATGAATCTGCCCCAAAACGACGATAAGAACCTCTGGGTCTCGTGGGATGAGTACCACCGACTGATCGAGCGCCTGGCGCTCAAGGTCTACGAGTCCAACTGGAAGTTCGACAAGATCCTGTGCCTGGCCCGTGGTGGCTTGCGTGTGGGCGATCAGCTCGCACGCATCTACGACGTGCCCCTCGCGATTCTGGCGACCAGTTCGTATCGTGAGGCCGAAGGCACTGTTCGTGGCGATCTCGACATCGCCCAGTACATCACCATCACGCGCGGCGAGCTGGAAGGCCGCGTGCTGCTGGTCGACGATCTGGTCGATTCCGGCGTGACACTCGAACGTGTTGGCAAGCACCTCAAGGAGCGTTTCCCGAAGGTGACCGATGTCCGCTCGGCAGTGCTGTGGCACAAGGCCTGTTCGAAGGTGGCGCCGGATTATGCGGTCGATTTTCTGGCAACCAACCCTTGGATCCATCAGCCTTTCGAAGAGTACGACACGCTGCGTCCGCACAATTTGTCGGCGTGGATCAAGCGCGGTACCTGA
- a CDS encoding adenylosuccinate synthase encodes MSGNALNQGRNVVVIGTQWGDEGKGKVVDWLTDHAQGVVRFQGGHNAGHTLIIGGKKTILRLIPSGIMHKDVTCYIGNGVVLSPEALFKEIEELESAGLNVCGRLRISEACTLILPYHIAIDQAREVRRGAGKIGTTGRGIGPAYEDKVGRRALRVQDLFDPETFAARLRENLDYHNFVLTQYLGAKAVDFQETLDTMLSYAARLKPMIADVSQMLYAANREGQKLLFEGAQGTLLDIDHGTYPFVTSSNCVAGAASAGAGVGPQQLHYVLGITKAYCTRVGAGPFPSELYDADNPARQEAIGLKLATVGKEFGSVTGRPRRTGWLDAAALKRSIQINGVTGLCMTKLDVLDGLETVRLCVGYKIDGETIDILPRGAVDVARCEPVYEDFPGWTQSTFGVTSWDQLPVQAQNYLKRIEEVSGIPIDMVSTGPDRDETILLRHPFKN; translated from the coding sequence ATGTCCGGCAATGCATTGAATCAGGGACGCAACGTCGTCGTTATCGGAACCCAGTGGGGTGACGAAGGCAAGGGTAAGGTCGTCGACTGGCTGACCGATCATGCGCAAGGCGTGGTGCGTTTCCAAGGGGGCCACAATGCCGGACATACGCTCATCATCGGTGGCAAGAAGACGATTCTGCGTCTGATCCCGTCGGGCATCATGCACAAGGACGTCACCTGCTACATCGGCAACGGCGTGGTGCTCTCGCCGGAAGCGCTGTTCAAGGAAATCGAAGAGCTGGAAAGCGCGGGTCTGAACGTCTGCGGCCGTCTGCGTATTTCCGAAGCGTGTACCCTGATCCTCCCGTACCACATTGCCATCGACCAGGCTCGCGAAGTCCGTCGCGGCGCCGGCAAGATCGGCACGACCGGTCGTGGCATTGGCCCGGCTTATGAAGACAAGGTCGGCCGCCGTGCATTGCGCGTGCAGGATCTGTTCGATCCGGAAACGTTCGCCGCACGTCTGCGTGAAAATCTCGATTATCACAACTTCGTCCTGACCCAATATCTGGGCGCGAAGGCCGTCGACTTCCAGGAAACGCTGGATACGATGCTGAGCTACGCGGCGCGTCTGAAGCCGATGATTGCCGACGTGTCGCAGATGCTTTACGCAGCCAACCGAGAAGGTCAGAAGCTGCTGTTCGAAGGCGCGCAAGGCACGTTGCTCGATATCGACCACGGAACGTATCCGTTCGTGACCAGCAGCAACTGCGTGGCGGGTGCTGCTTCGGCTGGCGCCGGTGTCGGTCCGCAGCAGTTGCACTATGTGTTGGGCATCACCAAGGCCTATTGCACGCGCGTGGGTGCCGGCCCGTTCCCGAGCGAGTTGTACGATGCGGATAACCCCGCACGTCAGGAAGCCATTGGTCTGAAACTGGCAACGGTCGGCAAGGAGTTCGGCTCGGTGACGGGGCGTCCGCGCCGCACGGGCTGGCTGGATGCCGCTGCACTGAAGCGTTCGATCCAGATCAACGGTGTGACGGGCTTGTGCATGACGAAGCTCGACGTGCTCGACGGTCTCGAGACCGTTCGTCTTTGCGTGGGCTACAAGATCGACGGCGAGACGATCGACATTCTGCCGCGCGGCGCCGTGGATGTGGCGCGCTGCGAACCGGTGTACGAAGACTTCCCCGGCTGGACGCAGAGCACGTTTGGCGTGACGTCGTGGGATCAATTGCCGGTTCAGGCGCAGAACTACCTGAAGCGTATTGAAGAGGTGAGCGGTATCCCGATCGATATGGTGTCGACGGGGCCTGACCGTGACGAAACCATTCTGTTGCGTCATCCCTTCAAGAACTGA
- a CDS encoding ATP phosphoribosyltransferase regulatory subunit: MPNWLLPENIADVLPSEARKIEDLRRLMLDRFRTYGYELVMPPMLEYVESLLTGTGHDLDLRTFKLVDQLSGRTMGLRADITPQIARIDAHLLNRKGVTRLCYAGSVLFTRPRNLLATREPFQIGAEIFGHSGLEADLEIQELLLYCLQLAGLKQIRIDLCHAGVLEALIERVPEAEAIESQLFGALATKDVPQIEALTRDLPAHVRDALLALTTLYGEPSETLARARKVLPDLPGVTAALDDLAYLAASQSKDGPAVLSIDLADLRGYQYHSGVMFAAYVDGIPNAIARGGRYDKVGQAFGRDRPATGFSLDLRELAAISPVEARSNAILAPADDVPGLRAKIDELRNAGEVVIRMLPGHDQDFEEFTGDRVLVEKAGQWVVTPR, from the coding sequence ATGCCGAACTGGCTACTTCCCGAAAATATCGCCGACGTGCTGCCGTCCGAGGCGCGCAAGATCGAAGATCTGCGCCGACTCATGCTCGATCGCTTCCGCACCTACGGGTACGAACTCGTGATGCCGCCGATGCTCGAGTACGTCGAGTCGCTGCTGACTGGTACCGGCCACGACCTCGATCTGCGTACGTTCAAGCTCGTCGACCAGCTCTCGGGTCGCACGATGGGCCTGCGTGCCGACATCACTCCCCAGATCGCCCGGATCGATGCCCACTTGCTCAATCGCAAGGGCGTGACGCGTCTGTGCTACGCGGGGAGCGTGCTGTTCACCCGTCCGCGTAACCTGCTGGCGACGCGTGAGCCGTTCCAGATCGGCGCCGAAATCTTTGGGCATAGCGGGTTGGAAGCCGATCTCGAGATTCAGGAGCTGCTGCTTTACTGCCTGCAGCTCGCGGGGCTGAAGCAGATTCGTATCGATTTGTGCCACGCAGGCGTTCTGGAAGCGTTGATCGAGCGTGTGCCGGAGGCTGAAGCTATTGAGAGCCAGTTGTTCGGGGCTCTCGCAACCAAGGACGTACCGCAGATCGAAGCGCTGACGCGTGACCTGCCGGCGCACGTGCGCGACGCGTTGCTGGCCTTGACCACGTTGTATGGTGAGCCGTCCGAGACGCTCGCGCGGGCGCGTAAGGTGTTGCCCGATCTGCCTGGCGTGACGGCGGCACTGGACGATCTGGCCTATCTGGCGGCGTCGCAGAGCAAGGACGGTCCGGCGGTCTTGTCCATCGACCTGGCCGATCTGCGTGGCTATCAGTACCACAGCGGGGTGATGTTCGCGGCGTACGTCGACGGGATTCCCAATGCCATTGCCCGTGGCGGACGCTACGACAAGGTGGGGCAGGCATTCGGTCGCGATCGTCCTGCAACCGGTTTTTCGCTCGATTTGCGTGAATTGGCAGCCATTTCGCCGGTGGAAGCGCGTAGTAACGCGATTTTGGCGCCGGCGGACGATGTCCCGGGACTGCGCGCCAAGATTGACGAGCTGCGCAATGCGGGCGAAGTCGTCATCCGCATGTTGCCGGGCCACGACCAGGATTTCGAGGAGTTCACGGGCGACCGTGTGCTTGTCGAGAAAGCGGGTCAGTGGGTTGTGACACCCCGTTGA
- a CDS encoding DUF2065 domain-containing protein encodes MLIVEGLFPFVAPDRWRQSFRKITEMPSGQIRFFGLAAVSLGLILMLLADH; translated from the coding sequence ATGCTGATCGTCGAGGGATTGTTTCCGTTCGTCGCCCCGGACCGGTGGCGGCAGAGTTTTCGTAAAATAACGGAAATGCCGTCCGGCCAGATTCGCTTTTTCGGCCTGGCCGCCGTCTCGCTGGGGCTGATTCTGATGCTGCTGGCCGACCACTAA
- the hflC gene encoding protease modulator HflC, protein MNRIGTVIVALIVLLIVLASTMFVVDQRRFAVVFSLGEIRDVYSQPGLKFKLPPPLQTVLYLDKRIMTIDNPEPERFITAEKKNLIVDSYVKWRIVDPRKFYVSFKGDSRLAQDRLTQQIRSALQEAFTKRTVTEVVSSQREQVMQWVKQKVGEDAAQVGIEIVDVRMRRVDLAAGISDSVYSRMAAERKRVANELRSTGAAEAEQIRADADRQRDVVVAEAYAKAQQVKGEGDAAAAGIYAQAFGRDPQFAQFYQSLEAYKATFRDKADVIIADPNSDFFRFMRSSGGAGASSGKAGK, encoded by the coding sequence ATGAACCGTATTGGAACCGTAATTGTTGCGCTGATCGTTTTGTTGATCGTGCTTGCCTCGACCATGTTCGTGGTGGATCAGCGCCGTTTTGCCGTGGTGTTCTCGCTGGGCGAGATCCGCGATGTGTATAGCCAGCCGGGCTTGAAGTTCAAGTTGCCGCCGCCGCTCCAGACCGTGCTGTATCTGGACAAGCGCATCATGACCATCGATAACCCCGAGCCGGAACGCTTCATCACGGCCGAGAAGAAGAACCTGATCGTCGACTCGTATGTGAAGTGGCGTATCGTCGACCCGCGTAAGTTCTACGTGAGCTTCAAGGGCGACAGCCGCCTCGCTCAGGATCGTCTGACGCAGCAAATTCGCTCGGCGCTGCAGGAAGCGTTCACCAAGCGCACGGTGACGGAAGTGGTGTCGTCGCAGCGCGAGCAGGTGATGCAATGGGTCAAGCAGAAGGTTGGCGAAGACGCTGCGCAAGTGGGCATCGAAATTGTCGACGTGCGCATGCGCCGTGTGGATCTGGCGGCAGGCATCAGCGATTCGGTCTATAGCCGGATGGCCGCCGAGCGCAAGCGTGTGGCGAACGAATTGCGTTCGACCGGTGCTGCCGAGGCCGAGCAGATTCGTGCCGATGCTGACCGTCAGCGTGACGTCGTCGTGGCGGAAGCCTATGCCAAGGCCCAGCAGGTCAAGGGTGAGGGCGACGCCGCTGCGGCGGGGATCTACGCGCAGGCATTTGGCCGTGATCCGCAGTTCGCGCAGTTCTATCAGAGCCTCGAAGCGTACAAGGCAACGTTCCGTGACAAGGCGGATGTGATCATTGCCGACCCGAACAGCGATTTCTTCCGATTTATGCGCAGTTCCGGTGGTGCTGGCGCGTCGAGCGGAAAAGCGGGAAAATAA
- the hflK gene encoding FtsH protease activity modulator HflK, which produces MLPRALMRRVGLIFSLNDPRWGRDGGGDTPSGNQEPNRPDRANTPNPQDQKEPPRGPQGPQQDGPPDLDELWRDFNRRLNRIFGRKGGGGGNNGGSSNFSGGSRGSSIGVGVVIALAFLIWLATGVFIVQEGQVGVVTQFGKYKYTTTSGIQWRLPYPFQSVEIVNMSQIRSVEIGRSNTIRDTDLKDSSMLTGDENIIDVRFAVQYRIKDATEFLFNNVDAESSVNLAAQTAVREIVGKSKMDFVLYAGREEIANELVTSIQRILDDYKTGILVTSVTMQSVQPPEQVQAAFDDAVKAGQDLERAKNEAQAYANNVIPRAKGTASRLAEEAAGYKARVVSQAQGDADRFKSVQEAYAKAPGIIRERMYLDTMQQIYSRTTKIMVDSKNNSLLYLPLDKIMERTRSSDASPPAPASGVAGNAATGSSAADDSTDADHDRSRAALRNRDRDSR; this is translated from the coding sequence ATGCTTCCAAGAGCTTTGATGCGACGAGTTGGCTTGATTTTCTCCCTGAACGACCCGCGCTGGGGGCGGGACGGCGGCGGCGATACGCCGTCCGGCAATCAGGAACCGAACCGCCCCGATCGCGCGAACACTCCGAATCCGCAAGATCAGAAGGAGCCCCCGCGCGGACCGCAAGGTCCCCAGCAGGATGGCCCGCCCGATCTCGACGAACTGTGGCGCGATTTCAATCGGCGTCTTAACCGTATCTTCGGCCGCAAGGGCGGCGGAGGCGGCAATAACGGCGGCTCGAGCAATTTCTCCGGTGGCTCGCGTGGATCGAGCATCGGCGTGGGCGTCGTCATTGCACTTGCCTTCCTGATCTGGCTGGCCACGGGCGTCTTCATTGTCCAGGAAGGTCAGGTCGGCGTCGTCACGCAATTCGGCAAATACAAGTACACGACGACTTCGGGGATTCAATGGCGTCTGCCGTACCCGTTCCAGTCCGTTGAGATCGTCAATATGTCGCAGATCCGTTCGGTCGAAATCGGCCGTTCGAACACGATTCGCGATACCGATCTGAAGGACTCGTCGATGCTCACGGGCGATGAGAACATCATCGACGTGCGCTTTGCCGTGCAGTACCGAATCAAGGATGCGACGGAGTTCCTGTTCAATAACGTGGATGCCGAATCGTCGGTGAATCTGGCTGCGCAAACGGCCGTTCGTGAAATCGTCGGCAAGAGCAAGATGGACTTTGTGCTCTACGCCGGCCGCGAGGAAATCGCCAACGAACTGGTCACCTCGATCCAGCGCATTCTCGACGACTACAAGACCGGCATTCTGGTCACGAGCGTGACGATGCAAAGCGTGCAGCCGCCTGAGCAGGTGCAGGCCGCGTTCGATGACGCCGTGAAGGCGGGGCAAGATTTGGAGCGCGCAAAGAATGAAGCGCAGGCCTACGCCAATAACGTGATTCCGCGTGCCAAGGGGACGGCGTCGCGTCTGGCGGAAGAGGCGGCGGGTTACAAGGCGCGTGTCGTGTCGCAAGCGCAGGGCGATGCCGATCGCTTCAAGTCGGTGCAGGAAGCCTATGCCAAGGCGCCGGGCATCATTCGCGAGCGGATGTATCTCGACACGATGCAGCAGATCTACTCGCGTACCACGAAGATCATGGTGGATTCGAAGAACAACAGTCTGTTGTACTTGCCGTTGGACAAGATCATGGAGCGTACGCGCAGTAGCGACGCGTCGCCACCCGCGCCGGCCTCCGGTGTTGCCGGGAATGCGGCCACAGGATCGTCTGCTGCTGACGACAGCACGGACGCCGACCATGATCGATCGCGCGCGGCATTGCGCAACCGCGACCGCGATTCACGCTAA
- the hflX gene encoding GTPase HflX: protein MTINAALVGIDFGKLDFEASLQELDLLTQSAGAKPVVTISGRRHSPDAKLFIGSGKAEELRLAIEAYDVELVIFNHALTPGQQRNLEHLLQRRVVDRTSLILDIFAQRAKSHEGKLQVELAQLRYVSTRLVRAWTHLERQKGGIGLRGPGETQLETDRRLLGDRVKSLEGRLEKLRRQHDTQRRARQRSGTVSISLVGYTNAGKSTLFNAMTKANAYAADQLFATLDTTSRRVYLGDVGNIVLSDTVGFIRELPHQLVAAFRATLEETVHADMLLHVVDASSQVRQEQMAEVNAVLAEIDAADIPQILVWNKIDAVPELAAQGPRIERDEAGRITRVFLSARTGQGLDLLREAISEAVVSGTAGLQSQIEAPDVRLIDRLGDVPRAEDR from the coding sequence TTGACCATCAACGCCGCGCTCGTCGGCATCGATTTCGGTAAGCTCGATTTCGAAGCCAGCCTCCAGGAACTCGACCTTCTGACGCAATCCGCAGGCGCCAAGCCTGTCGTGACCATTTCCGGTCGCCGTCACAGCCCTGATGCAAAGCTCTTTATCGGCAGCGGCAAAGCCGAGGAATTGCGTCTCGCCATTGAAGCGTACGACGTCGAACTGGTGATTTTCAATCACGCGCTGACGCCCGGTCAGCAGCGTAACCTCGAACATCTGCTGCAGCGTCGCGTCGTCGATCGCACCAGCCTGATCCTCGATATCTTTGCCCAACGTGCGAAGAGTCATGAGGGCAAGCTGCAGGTCGAACTCGCGCAGTTGCGGTACGTGTCCACGCGCCTGGTGCGTGCCTGGACTCACCTGGAACGTCAGAAGGGCGGCATCGGCTTGCGCGGACCGGGTGAGACGCAGTTGGAAACCGACCGCCGTCTGCTGGGCGATCGCGTGAAGTCGCTCGAGGGGCGCCTAGAGAAGCTCCGGCGTCAGCATGACACACAGCGTCGCGCGCGCCAGCGCAGCGGCACGGTGTCGATCTCGCTGGTGGGCTATACGAACGCGGGCAAATCCACGCTGTTCAACGCGATGACGAAGGCCAACGCCTACGCCGCGGATCAGTTGTTTGCCACGCTCGATACCACCTCCCGTCGCGTTTATCTTGGCGATGTCGGGAACATCGTGCTGTCTGATACTGTCGGATTCATCCGCGAGCTGCCGCACCAGTTGGTTGCGGCATTCCGGGCAACGCTTGAGGAGACGGTACACGCCGACATGCTGCTGCATGTGGTGGATGCCTCGAGTCAGGTGCGTCAGGAGCAGATGGCCGAGGTCAACGCGGTTTTGGCGGAGATCGATGCGGCCGATATCCCGCAGATTCTCGTCTGGAACAAGATCGACGCGGTGCCGGAACTGGCCGCTCAAGGGCCGAGAATCGAACGGGATGAAGCCGGGCGCATTACGCGCGTCTTTTTGAGCGCGCGTACCGGCCAGGGCCTCGACCTGCTGCGTGAGGCCATTAGCGAGGCGGTTGTGTCCGGCACTGCTGGGTTACAATCGCAGATCGAAGCGCCCGATGTCCGGCTCATCGACCGTTTGGGCGATGTGCCGCGCGCAGAAGACAGATAA
- the hfq gene encoding RNA chaperone Hfq: MSNKGQLLQDPFLNALRKEHVPVSIYLVNGIKLQGNIESFDQYVVLLRNTVTQMVYKHAISTVVPARPVNFHPEAEQS; encoded by the coding sequence ATGAGCAACAAAGGGCAACTTTTACAAGACCCGTTTCTGAACGCCTTGCGTAAGGAGCATGTTCCCGTCTCGATCTATCTGGTCAACGGTATCAAGCTGCAGGGAAACATCGAGTCGTTTGACCAGTATGTCGTCCTGCTGCGCAACACGGTTACCCAAATGGTCTATAAGCACGCCATTTCGACGGTCGTACCTGCGCGTCCGGTGAATTTCCATCCGGAAGCCGAGCAGTCCTGA